GCCGTCGCGTACGCCCCGAACCGGTACCCGAGGCCACGCCAGCCGTCGTCCTCGCGTCGCCACTCGACGACGATCGCGACCAGCCCCACCGCGGCGACGTACGGCAGGGGGTGGAAGACGCGCTCGTAGAGGCGCATGAACGCGAACAACGGCTCCGAGATCCCGGGGTCGAGGAGCGAACTCACCACACGCCGTCGGGTCGGGAGCGACAAAAGGTCGGGGACGCGCCTGCCGACGGGCCGCCGAAGACAATGTTTAAATACCGAAAGGTATCGAATCGTGACTATGTCAGAATCGGATACGTCCGTGGGCGTTCCCCCGCCGCGACCGCCGGACGCGCCCGACGCGTGGTACGCGCCGGACGTGCTGCGACAGGAGGAGATCCACCCCGGCGTCGTCGTGACGGTCCGTCGCGCGGGTGACGAGTTCCGCTACACGACGCGGGAGCCGTCGCTGTCGACGAACGCCGAGCGGGCGCTCGGTCGGGTCCGCGAGTACTTCTCGGCGGCGAGCGCGACGCCCCCGCTGACGCGCGAGGGCGCGGTCGAGCGCATGGCCGCCGGCGTCGGGCCGAAGTACGAGCGCGCCGTCGATCGGTTGACCGACCTCTCCGCGGCGATGGAGGCTCGGCTCACCTACCACGTCCTCGCCGAGGTGCGCTGTCTCGGGTCGCTGACGCCGCACGCGCTCGACGACGCCATCGAAGTCGCCGACGAGCGCGACGGCGAGGTGATCGTTCACACGGCCGACTACGCGCCGGTCCGAACGGGGATCGCGGAGACGGATCACCTCGAACGCTTCGCCAGCGAGCGCCTCTCGCGCTACTCGGTGTCGTTTCTCGACTTCGAGATCCCCGTCGTCGTCTACCGCGAGAACGTCCTCGGGAACGACCCGTTCACGACCAAGTACGCGATCAGGGAACCGGACCTCCTGCCGGGCGACCGCGCGCTCGTCGAGGAGTGCAAGGAGCGCATCTGGGAGGCCACCGTCGACGGCGTCTTCCTGCGGGACGACGGGACCGCGGACGACGACGCCACCGCGTTCGTCCGCGAACGAGCCGAGGCGGTCCTCTCGCGACGGCTCACCGCCGAGGACGCGCGGACGTGGCTCGAGGCGCTCCGCTATCGCCTCCGGACGGCGCTCGCCGCGTACGACCTCGCCCTCCCGCCGGTCGACGAGCGGTTCGCCCCCGACCGGCTCTCCGATCTCGTCTACTACGTCCTCCGGGACTACGTCGGCTACGGTCACCTCACGATCCCCATCAGGGACGGTCGGCTCGAGGACATCGAGGCCAACCGCGTCGGCGAGCGGGTGAAGGTCGTCCCCCGCGGACTCGACGAGCGCGTCCCGACGAACCTGGCCTTCGAGCGCGAGGCGGAGTTCGTCAACGTCGTCACGCAACTCGCCGCGAGCGACGGCGTCGAGGTGAACGCGAGCACGCCCAGCGCGAAGGTGAACCTGCGGCCGCCGGGGTCGGACGAGACGATCCGGTGCGCCGTCGCGCTCCCCACGATCAGCGAGGGCGGGCCGCACATCTCGATCCGCAAGCAAGCGCCGGAGCCCCTCACGCCCGTCGACCTCGTCGAGGCGGGGAGCCTCCCGACCGAACTCGTCGCCCTGCTCTGGTTGCTCTACGAGCACCACGGCGTCGTCCTGTTCGCGGGGCCGACCGGGGTAGGCAAGACGACGCTCATGAACGCCCACGTTCCGTTCATTCCCTTCGACGACCGCCCGGTGAGCATCGACGAGGGCTCCCGGGAGGTGTGGCTCCCCCACGAGACGGGCGTCTCGCTCACCACGCGCGACCACGAGCGCGAGTACAAGCGCGTGACGATGGCCGATCTGATGACCGAGACGAACTACCTCAATCCGGACGTGGAGATCATCGCCGAGATCAACACGCCCGAGAGCTTCGCCTCCTTCGCGCAGATCGTCTCGACCGGCCACGGCGTCCTCGGCACGACCCACGCCGAGGACGTCGAGCGGCTGGTCAACCGCGCCGTCGAGCAGGGGTTGCCGGCCTACCTGCTCGCGGAACTCGATCTCGTCGTCTTCCCGAAACGCGTCGGCGGCGAGCGGTACGTCGGCCGGGTCGTCGAGTTCCTCGACGGCCCGGCGACCGGCTCCGGCGGTGGC
The Halomarina pelagica DNA segment above includes these coding regions:
- a CDS encoding type II/IV secretion system ATPase subunit — its product is MSESDTSVGVPPPRPPDAPDAWYAPDVLRQEEIHPGVVVTVRRAGDEFRYTTREPSLSTNAERALGRVREYFSAASATPPLTREGAVERMAAGVGPKYERAVDRLTDLSAAMEARLTYHVLAEVRCLGSLTPHALDDAIEVADERDGEVIVHTADYAPVRTGIAETDHLERFASERLSRYSVSFLDFEIPVVVYRENVLGNDPFTTKYAIREPDLLPGDRALVEECKERIWEATVDGVFLRDDGTADDDATAFVRERAEAVLSRRLTAEDARTWLEALRYRLRTALAAYDLALPPVDERFAPDRLSDLVYYVLRDYVGYGHLTIPIRDGRLEDIEANRVGERVKVVPRGLDERVPTNLAFEREAEFVNVVTQLAASDGVEVNASTPSAKVNLRPPGSDETIRCAVALPTISEGGPHISIRKQAPEPLTPVDLVEAGSLPTELVALLWLLYEHHGVVLFAGPTGVGKTTLMNAHVPFIPFDDRPVSIDEGSREVWLPHETGVSLTTRDHEREYKRVTMADLMTETNYLNPDVEIIAEINTPESFASFAQIVSTGHGVLGTTHAEDVERLVNRAVEQGLPAYLLAELDLVVFPKRVGGERYVGRVVEFLDGPATGSGGGVVERGGTTIHYDTVCERTVDGGFAFAYDHPALGDDARDCRTAVFDRIADRTDRPVEAVEREFLRKHRYVEYLVNEGVSDADELFGFLADLRANEAATVERVAHARRRERGEDGGGEIDEGRVRDDGTDGEGVDARLDGGRVDGGGTEDDGGNGVGGGRDGHA